A region of Leisingera thetidis DNA encodes the following proteins:
- a CDS encoding LysR family transcriptional regulator yields the protein MGNHLNDMVLFVEVVKARSFRGAAKAAGVPNSTLSRRITALETAIGLRLLHRTTRRVEPTEAGQLYFDRCKRIVEEARVAHEELGEMVTQPSGTLHLSLPVDFAIVWLGPLFPKFAAKYPGIDFDLDLTPRNVDLISEPYDLAIRMAAPQADGLISRVIGRVRFKLYASPGYLAANGSPAHPADLSQHNCLTMPNLKTWQLHSDSGSADAQVQGRFTVNSVGLLRNLAVQGMGILFMSEHVVAEDLAAGRIKRVLPGWQGVSRPIHVVTESKLLPAKTQRFIEFLQEELALNE from the coding sequence ATGGGTAATCATCTGAATGATATGGTGCTTTTCGTGGAAGTGGTGAAAGCCCGCAGTTTCCGGGGCGCCGCCAAGGCTGCTGGTGTCCCCAACTCGACGCTTTCCCGGCGCATCACGGCACTGGAAACCGCCATCGGCCTGCGACTGCTCCACCGCACCACACGCCGCGTCGAGCCCACGGAAGCCGGGCAGCTCTATTTTGACAGATGCAAACGGATCGTCGAAGAAGCCCGGGTAGCACATGAAGAACTGGGCGAGATGGTGACTCAGCCATCCGGAACGCTGCACCTTTCCCTGCCGGTGGATTTTGCAATTGTGTGGCTGGGGCCCCTGTTCCCCAAATTTGCCGCGAAATATCCGGGCATCGATTTTGATCTCGATTTGACCCCGCGGAACGTTGACCTGATTTCCGAGCCCTACGATCTCGCGATCAGGATGGCCGCACCGCAGGCCGACGGGCTGATATCCCGCGTGATTGGCCGCGTCCGCTTCAAGCTTTATGCTTCCCCCGGGTACCTAGCGGCAAACGGCAGTCCTGCCCACCCTGCTGATCTGTCTCAGCATAATTGCCTGACAATGCCCAATCTGAAGACCTGGCAGCTGCATTCAGACAGCGGCTCGGCTGATGCGCAGGTCCAGGGGCGGTTTACGGTCAACAGCGTGGGACTTTTACGCAACCTTGCGGTCCAGGGCATGGGTATACTCTTCATGTCTGAACACGTGGTCGCGGAAGATCTCGCCGCCGGCCGCATCAAACGGGTCTTACCCGGCTGGCAGGGCGTGTCCCGGCCGATCCATGTCGTCACGGAATCCAAGCTGCTGCCCGCGAAAACTCAGCGGTTCATCGAGTTTCTTCAAGAGGAGCTGGCCCTGAACGAATAG
- a CDS encoding LysR family transcriptional regulator — protein MLIDNLSLFLRIVEKGGLAAGGREMGLSPATVSERLAALEAHYGARLLNRTTRSISLTEEGRELVAGAQRLLAETEELEARIRLGVERIAGPIRLSAPSDLGRNRLARVVNRFLAANPEVSIDLHLGDGYVDVAAMGLDMALRYGDLADSSLIVKRLAGSSRIVCAAPAYLQRNGIPQYPQDLEQHNCLLMRFGMDADRAWPFEIEGRRRVVTVQGDRVANDGDLVRRWALEGYGIVRKSQWDVMEDIEAGRLVPLLREYEVPPLGLQVVWPVARIQPKRVRALIDMLTEDFQSRIAAGKKGGA, from the coding sequence ATGCTGATCGACAACCTGTCTCTGTTTCTCCGTATCGTGGAAAAGGGCGGGCTTGCCGCCGGAGGCCGCGAGATGGGGCTGTCGCCAGCCACCGTCTCGGAGCGACTGGCCGCCTTGGAGGCGCATTACGGGGCGCGGCTGTTGAACAGGACAACCCGGTCGATCAGCTTGACGGAGGAGGGGCGGGAACTGGTCGCCGGCGCGCAGCGGCTTCTGGCAGAGACCGAAGAACTGGAAGCGCGTATCCGTCTTGGCGTGGAACGGATTGCCGGGCCAATCCGTCTGAGTGCACCTTCTGACCTGGGGCGCAACCGCCTCGCGAGGGTGGTGAACCGCTTCCTTGCCGCGAATCCTGAGGTGTCAATCGATCTTCATCTCGGGGACGGTTATGTTGATGTTGCTGCGATGGGGCTGGATATGGCGCTTCGCTATGGAGACCTGGCCGACAGCAGCTTGATCGTGAAGCGCCTGGCCGGCAGTTCCCGCATCGTCTGCGCGGCTCCGGCGTATCTGCAGCGCAATGGGATACCGCAGTATCCGCAGGATCTGGAGCAGCATAATTGCCTGCTCATGAGGTTCGGCATGGATGCTGACCGTGCCTGGCCGTTTGAAATTGAAGGCCGCAGGCGGGTCGTGACGGTGCAGGGGGATCGGGTGGCGAATGACGGCGATCTGGTCCGCCGCTGGGCACTTGAAGGCTACGGAATCGTTCGCAAGTCTCAATGGGACGTGATGGAGGACATCGAGGCCGGGAGGCTGGTTCCGCTGTTGCGCGAATACGAAGTGCCGCCGCTGGGGCTTCAGGTCGTCTGGCCGGTGGCGCGTATCCAGCCGAAACGGGTCCGGGCCTTGATCGACATGCTTACCGAGGATTTCCAGTCCCGAATTGCGGCCGGCAAGAAGGGTGGTGCCTAA
- a CDS encoding DMT family transporter, which produces MTDTQTSSLPAAETGSKGAWGALLLAGAFEVGYALSVGGSQAFTVLTWSVSAIVFFLLTLYFLSVALKSIDVGIGYAVWAGIGSIGAAVLGAVLLDQPLTLAQSVWLAVIIAGVVWLKLADSPKLK; this is translated from the coding sequence ATGACTGATACGCAAACTTCTTCGCTTCCCGCGGCTGAGACCGGCAGCAAGGGTGCTTGGGGCGCGCTGCTGCTGGCGGGGGCCTTCGAGGTCGGCTACGCCCTGAGCGTCGGCGGCAGCCAGGCCTTCACCGTTCTGACATGGTCGGTCTCGGCCATCGTATTCTTCTTGCTGACGCTCTATTTCCTCAGCGTTGCACTCAAATCCATCGACGTGGGCATCGGCTACGCTGTCTGGGCCGGGATCGGCTCGATCGGCGCGGCGGTTCTGGGGGCCGTACTGCTTGATCAGCCCCTGACCCTGGCGCAATCGGTCTGGCTGGCTGTCATTATCGCCGGGGTGGTCTGGCTGAAGCTGGCAGACAGCCCCAAGCTCAAGTAG
- a CDS encoding MarR family winged helix-turn-helix transcriptional regulator encodes MKLDVWDQITALFSGIENQLTEELRRSSDLGLSEFRTLKHLSEQPDLELRMQELAEFLMLTQSSTTRVVERLEKREFVFRDSCPSDKRGKYCVLNEHGKKYIEEAAPLFQDCLERVLEKTFENKEARAAARALCALAGD; translated from the coding sequence ATGAAGCTGGATGTTTGGGATCAGATAACGGCCTTGTTCTCCGGGATCGAAAACCAGCTCACGGAAGAGCTGCGCAGGTCCAGCGATCTTGGCCTCAGCGAATTCCGCACCCTGAAACATCTGTCAGAACAGCCTGACCTGGAGCTTCGCATGCAGGAGCTGGCGGAATTCCTGATGCTGACCCAGAGCTCGACCACCCGTGTGGTCGAACGGCTGGAGAAGAGAGAGTTTGTTTTTCGCGACAGTTGCCCCAGCGACAAGCGGGGGAAATACTGTGTCCTGAATGAGCACGGTAAGAAGTATATCGAGGAGGCCGCTCCGCTGTTTCAGGACTGCCTGGAGCGCGTGTTGGAAAAGACCTTCGAAAACAAGGAAGCCCGTGCCGCGGCCCGCGCCCTTTGTGCCCTGGCCGGGGACTGA
- a CDS encoding DMT family transporter, whose product MHWLYLMIAVVFEITVAIAAGNSEGFKNVKWTTITLASGVFATFFLSLALLTFDVGVGYSMWTALAGVGIVALGAMFFSQRLSVSKGIGILIVIGGVVGLRMSGAA is encoded by the coding sequence ATGCACTGGTTATATCTGATGATCGCAGTTGTATTTGAAATCACCGTGGCAATCGCCGCCGGCAATTCAGAAGGTTTCAAGAACGTCAAATGGACCACGATCACGCTTGCCAGCGGTGTGTTCGCCACGTTTTTTCTCAGCCTTGCCCTGCTCACCTTCGACGTAGGGGTTGGCTACTCCATGTGGACCGCGCTGGCCGGGGTGGGAATCGTGGCGCTTGGCGCAATGTTCTTCAGCCAGCGCCTGAGCGTCTCCAAGGGTATCGGCATCCTGATCGTCATCGGCGGGGTTGTCGGCCTGCGGATGAGCGGCGCCGCATGA